A single window of Synechococcus sp. C9 DNA harbors:
- a CDS encoding transposase — protein sequence MDGGVAPATPVPFSFRTAIDQIRRQVRITAKGVRFILLKNRADLSEQEAVKLTAILAHSKRLSIAYHLKEEFRNIYELSATVEEGKEKFKQWLLKAQSIYGKVVQTIRTHLLEICNYFINRTTSGVMAGINNRIKLIKRQAYGFLRFDNFRARTLAGFSD from the coding sequence TTGGACGGGGGCGTTGCCCCTGCGACCCCTGTTCCATTCTCATTTAGGACTGCTATAGATCAGATTCGTAGACAGGTCAGGATAACAGCCAAAGGGGTCAGATTTATACTACTCAAGAATCGAGCAGACTTGAGCGAACAAGAAGCAGTTAAATTGACTGCAATACTTGCTCATTCAAAACGCTTAAGCATCGCTTATCACTTGAAAGAAGAGTTCAGGAATATCTATGAGTTAAGTGCAACGGTTGAAGAGGGTAAAGAAAAGTTCAAACAATGGCTCCTAAAAGCCCAATCTATTTATGGAAAAGTTGTCCAAACAATCCGTACTCATCTCTTAGAAATTTGCAATTATTTTATTAATAGAACCACGAGTGGTGTTATGGCAGGAATTAATAATCGAATTAAGTTAATTAAGAGGCAAGCCTATGGCTTTTTACGTTTTGATAATTTCCGGGCGAGAACTTTGGCTGGATTCTCTGATTAG
- a CDS encoding ABC transporter ATP-binding protein/permease, giving the protein MTSGVPATPQFNFDRQLWRRFTKIAQPYFYPQENRLNFWVFTALLVVLLVAVVCVAFFVVVGGTLLGESLAPNFVNKYAGGLVKQVKALVASPAIFWAVGGLVLSALAFGLTRRAVAPRWKQWSLLGLLLFLSFAVNGANVSLSYIFRFIDTALGQKDQPTFWLNLTLYGGLIIAAIPILVGYRFTRLKLGLYWREWLTKSFLNDYFKDRSYYELDSNSSHTEIDNPDQRITEDIRSFTSVTLSFLLDVLDTILTLISFTAILYTISKPLTYGLLVYATLGTVIALVAGRRLIKINYDQLRLEADFRYGLVHVRDNAESIAFYRGEPQELRQVGRRFGRVVDNFNLLIIWQALIDLFQYGYNYFTRVVPYVIVAPLYFSGQTDLGTITQAYIAFSQVLGALSLVTNQIQQISSFAAGVNRLGAFEEVLSRQGLPVKHPEQQIQIQTAQQLSIQRMTLFTPNSEQELVRDLTVNLAPDERLLIVGASGAGKSSILRAVAGLWTNGSGIVVRPDISEMLFLPQRPYMLLGTLREQLLYPKNDETISNEQLAKVLERVNLAYLTDRFNWDEILDWSMVLSLGEQQRLAFARIFLTQPRYAILDEATSALDVTNERHLYQELQHTAVVYLSVGHRPTLVDYHQKVLELTGGGGWQLLTVAEYRAKLAQMVG; this is encoded by the coding sequence GTGACCAGTGGTGTACCTGCAACGCCCCAATTTAACTTTGACCGCCAGTTATGGCGCCGGTTTACCAAGATTGCCCAACCCTATTTTTATCCCCAGGAAAATCGGTTGAATTTTTGGGTGTTTACTGCCCTGCTTGTGGTGTTATTGGTGGCGGTGGTGTGCGTTGCCTTTTTTGTGGTGGTGGGGGGTACCCTGTTGGGGGAATCCTTGGCACCTAATTTTGTGAATAAATATGCTGGTGGTTTGGTGAAACAGGTCAAAGCCTTAGTCGCTTCACCGGCAATTTTTTGGGCAGTGGGAGGATTGGTTCTAAGTGCCCTGGCGTTTGGGCTGACCCGGCGGGCGGTGGCACCCCGTTGGAAACAATGGAGTTTGCTGGGATTGCTTTTATTTCTCTCCTTTGCGGTCAATGGTGCCAACGTCTCCTTGAGTTATATTTTCCGGTTTATTGATACGGCTTTGGGGCAAAAAGACCAGCCCACATTTTGGCTGAATTTAACCCTCTATGGGGGCTTGATTATTGCCGCAATTCCCATTCTAGTAGGCTATCGTTTTACCCGTTTGAAGCTGGGGCTTTACTGGCGAGAATGGTTGACCAAGAGTTTTTTGAATGACTACTTTAAGGATCGTTCTTATTATGAATTAGATTCCAATTCTTCCCATACGGAAATTGACAATCCTGACCAACGGATTACCGAGGATATTCGTTCGTTTACTTCGGTGACGTTATCATTTTTGTTGGATGTTTTGGATACAATATTAACGCTGATTTCATTTACAGCCATTCTCTATACGATTTCTAAACCTTTGACCTATGGGCTGTTGGTGTATGCCACCTTGGGTACGGTGATTGCCCTGGTGGCGGGTCGCCGCTTGATCAAAATTAATTACGACCAATTACGGTTGGAAGCTGATTTTCGTTATGGTCTCGTGCATGTGCGAGATAATGCGGAATCCATCGCTTTTTATCGGGGAGAACCCCAGGAATTGCGGCAGGTCGGTCGCCGTTTTGGTCGGGTTGTTGACAACTTTAATCTGTTGATTATTTGGCAGGCGTTGATTGATTTATTTCAGTATGGATATAACTATTTTACCCGGGTGGTTCCCTATGTGATTGTGGCTCCTTTGTATTTTTCGGGGCAGACGGATTTGGGGACAATCACCCAGGCGTATATTGCCTTTAGTCAGGTGTTGGGGGCATTGTCGTTGGTGACCAATCAGATTCAACAAATTTCCAGTTTTGCCGCTGGGGTGAATCGCTTGGGGGCGTTTGAGGAAGTGTTGTCCCGACAGGGCTTACCAGTAAAGCACCCGGAACAGCAAATTCAAATCCAAACTGCCCAGCAATTGAGCATCCAAAGAATGACGTTATTCACGCCTAATTCGGAGCAGGAGTTGGTGCGGGATTTGACGGTGAATTTAGCCCCGGATGAACGGTTGTTGATTGTGGGGGCGAGTGGGGCAGGCAAAAGTTCGATTCTGCGGGCGGTGGCAGGTTTGTGGACAAATGGTAGTGGTATTGTTGTCCGCCCGGATATTAGCGAAATGCTCTTTCTGCCCCAGCGACCCTATATGTTATTGGGAACATTACGGGAGCAATTACTTTATCCCAAAAATGATGAAACCATTAGCAATGAGCAACTGGCAAAGGTATTAGAGCGGGTGAATTTAGCCTATTTAACAGACCGTTTTAATTGGGATGAAATTCTGGATTGGTCTATGGTTTTATCCCTGGGGGAACAGCAACGGTTGGCATTTGCCCGCATCTTTTTAACCCAACCCCGTTACGCCATTTTAGATGAGGCGACCAGTGCTTTGGATGTGACCAATGAACGGCATTTGTATCAGGAATTGCAACATACGGCGGTGGTCTATTTAAGCGTGGGGCACCGACCGACCTTGGTGGATTATCATCAAAAGGTCTTGGAACTCACCGGCGGGGGGGGATGGCAACTCTTGACGGTGGCGGAGTATCGGGCTAAATTGGCGCAGATGGTGGGGTGA
- a CDS encoding serine/threonine-protein kinase, with translation MSYCLNPDCPRPGQNPPEALACQACGSGLVLQNRYRPLRPLGQGGFGRTFLAVDEDKPSKPKCVVKQFLPMEMDAQSYAKASELFQREALRLDELGHHEQIPKLYAYFEQEQRQYIIQEFIDGNNLARELQLYGPYNEAKALQLLRDLVPVLEFVHNHHVIHRDVKPENVIRSGVNGKLYLVDFGAAKFAPSTSMSNLRTIISSAGFTAPEQMVGKAEFVSDLYSLGVTCVHLMTGRPPLELYDMSQDGWVWQDYVAEPVSPGLAQILNRLLERATRKRYQSATEVRQDLEALNQGSRLGTPSRLQPASAPTPSKLVLNFPQRQKNTTASQVRTPTWECVCTLGPYSNWITAVASVEALGGGTLIAAAGKDGILRVWQLSGQEHLTVTTLWSHTYTAPIMALQFTPDGQSVVAGCEDRTLRLWDVSKGKITQTLGGMFAKHSSPICAIAVSPNGRLVASGSEDKTIRIWELGSGKCLCTLTGHSSHVRGLSFTPDGFLLVSGGWDNTLVIWEAGNGRSLRTIAEPFRFGDNGFNAVVVSPDSQWIATGNENRLIHLWDFNKGERVHSFPEQKTAVSALAFAPRGNILVSGNQDGLIQTWDMVLRQQRDTLKGHSKQVTSLAFTPDGNFLISGSRDNSIRIWRHP, from the coding sequence ATGAGCTATTGCCTCAACCCCGACTGCCCCCGACCTGGGCAAAATCCCCCAGAGGCTTTGGCTTGTCAAGCCTGTGGCAGTGGTTTAGTATTACAAAATCGGTACAGACCCCTGCGACCTTTGGGACAGGGGGGCTTTGGGCGCACCTTTTTGGCGGTGGATGAGGACAAACCCTCCAAACCCAAGTGCGTGGTCAAGCAGTTTTTGCCGATGGAAATGGATGCCCAGTCCTATGCCAAGGCTTCGGAACTCTTCCAGCGGGAGGCACTGCGGTTGGATGAACTGGGGCACCATGAGCAAATTCCCAAGCTGTATGCCTACTTTGAGCAGGAACAACGGCAGTACATTATCCAGGAATTTATTGATGGGAACAATTTGGCGCGGGAGTTGCAACTGTACGGTCCATACAACGAGGCGAAGGCACTGCAATTGCTCCGGGATTTGGTGCCGGTTTTGGAATTTGTGCACAACCATCATGTGATCCACCGGGATGTGAAACCGGAAAATGTGATCCGCAGTGGGGTGAATGGCAAGCTCTATTTGGTGGACTTTGGGGCGGCTAAGTTTGCCCCGAGTACCTCCATGTCCAATTTACGCACGATTATCAGCAGTGCCGGGTTTACCGCCCCGGAACAGATGGTGGGCAAGGCGGAATTTGTCAGTGATTTGTACAGCTTGGGGGTGACCTGTGTGCATCTGATGACCGGTCGTCCGCCCCTGGAACTTTACGATATGTCCCAGGATGGCTGGGTCTGGCAGGACTACGTGGCAGAGCCGGTGAGTCCAGGGTTGGCGCAGATTTTGAACCGCTTGTTGGAACGGGCGACCCGCAAACGCTACCAATCGGCAACCGAGGTGCGCCAGGATTTGGAAGCCCTCAACCAGGGCAGTCGCCTGGGAACCCCTTCCCGATTACAGCCAGCGAGCGCACCGACTCCTTCTAAGTTGGTTTTGAATTTTCCCCAACGGCAAAAAAATACCACTGCCAGCCAAGTCAGAACGCCCACCTGGGAATGTGTGTGTACCCTGGGACCCTACAGCAACTGGATTACGGCGGTGGCGAGTGTGGAAGCCTTGGGCGGGGGAACTCTGATTGCGGCGGCGGGAAAAGATGGGATTTTGCGGGTCTGGCAGTTGAGCGGGCAGGAGCATTTGACCGTCACCACCCTCTGGTCCCACACCTACACGGCACCGATCATGGCGTTGCAATTCACCCCGGATGGGCAGTCCGTGGTCGCTGGGTGTGAAGACCGCACCCTGCGGCTCTGGGATGTGAGCAAAGGAAAAATTACCCAAACCCTGGGGGGGATGTTTGCCAAACACAGCAGTCCCATCTGTGCGATTGCCGTCAGCCCCAACGGGCGGTTGGTGGCGAGTGGGAGCGAGGATAAAACCATTCGGATTTGGGAATTGGGGAGCGGCAAATGTCTGTGTACCCTCACCGGGCATAGCAGTCATGTGCGGGGGTTGAGTTTTACCCCGGATGGGTTTTTGTTGGTCAGTGGCGGCTGGGACAATACCTTGGTGATTTGGGAAGCGGGGAATGGGCGTTCCCTGCGGACGATTGCCGAGCCGTTTCGGTTTGGGGACAATGGCTTCAATGCGGTGGTGGTCAGCCCCGATAGCCAGTGGATCGCCACCGGCAATGAAAACCGCTTGATTCACCTGTGGGATTTTAACAAAGGGGAGCGGGTGCATTCCTTCCCGGAGCAAAAAACCGCCGTGAGTGCCCTCGCCTTTGCGCCCCGGGGCAACATTTTGGTCAGCGGCAACCAGGATGGTTTGATCCAGACCTGGGATATGGTACTGCGCCAACAGCGGGATACCCTCAAGGGGCACAGCAAGCAGGTCACCAGTTTAGCCTTCACCCCCGATGGCAACTTTCTCATTTCTGGGAGCCGGGACAATTCGATTCGGATTTGGCGACACCCATGA
- the cofH gene encoding 7,8-didemethyl-8-hydroxy-5-deazariboflavin synthase subunit CofH, whose product MILGILDRAVAGNSITPAEGYLLLTEPYPQAWLQQAADELRRTLVGEPVSYVVNRNVNFTNICEQHCGFCAFRRDGGQPGSFWLTMAQVTAKVREAVTQGATEICLQGGLNPHAQRQGSTLAYYRELVTAIKTTAPGIHLHAFSPQEIQFISRQDGISIAHVLKSLQEAGVDSLPGTAAEVLDDRVRRVICPEKIDTATWLGIVTQAHQMGIPTTSTMLCGHVETPAQQIQHLHHLRELQQRTGGLTEFILLPFVGAQAPAMLRRRVGRLQPDMTATLRLTAVARLFLGRWVKHHQPSWVKLGLGGAVQALQWGCDDIGGTLMEEHITTMAGAQGGTSKTVAELQAAIASIGRPHWQRTTLYQPCQPAPELVTYG is encoded by the coding sequence ATGATCCTGGGAATTTTAGACCGTGCCGTTGCGGGAAACAGCATCACCCCGGCGGAAGGGTACCTGCTTTTAACCGAACCCTACCCACAGGCATGGCTCCAGCAGGCTGCCGATGAACTGCGCCGCACCTTGGTGGGGGAGCCGGTCAGCTATGTGGTCAACCGGAATGTGAATTTCACCAATATCTGTGAACAACACTGCGGGTTCTGTGCCTTTCGCCGGGATGGGGGGCAACCGGGGAGTTTTTGGTTGACGATGGCACAGGTGACGGCTAAAGTCCGGGAGGCGGTGACCCAAGGGGCAACGGAAATCTGCCTGCAAGGGGGACTTAATCCCCACGCCCAACGCCAGGGCAGTACCCTTGCCTACTATCGGGAGTTGGTGACGGCGATCAAAACCACCGCCCCTGGGATCCATCTCCACGCCTTTTCCCCCCAGGAAATCCAATTCATCAGCCGCCAGGATGGGATCAGTATTGCTCATGTACTTAAATCACTCCAGGAGGCGGGGGTGGACTCCCTACCCGGTACGGCGGCGGAAGTGCTGGACGACCGGGTACGGCGGGTGATTTGCCCGGAAAAAATTGACACCGCCACCTGGCTGGGGATTGTCACCCAAGCCCACCAGATGGGAATTCCCACCACCAGTACCATGCTCTGCGGTCATGTGGAAACCCCTGCCCAGCAAATTCAGCACTTGCACCACCTGCGGGAACTGCAACAACGCACGGGTGGGTTGACCGAATTTATCCTGCTCCCGTTTGTGGGGGCACAGGCACCAGCGATGCTCCGGCGACGGGTGGGGCGACTGCAACCGGACATGACAGCCACCTTGCGGTTAACGGCGGTGGCACGGCTCTTTTTGGGGCGGTGGGTCAAGCATCATCAGCCCAGTTGGGTGAAATTGGGGCTAGGGGGGGCGGTGCAGGCTTTACAATGGGGTTGTGATGACATTGGCGGTACATTGATGGAAGAGCATATTACCACGATGGCGGGGGCACAAGGGGGCACAAGCAAAACGGTTGCGGAACTCCAGGCGGCGATTGCCAGTATTGGTCGTCCCCATTGGCAACGCACCACCCTGTACCAGCCTTGTCAGCCGGCGCCAGAACTGGTAACGTATGGCTAA
- the alr gene encoding alanine racemase produces MPDPQARAWVEIDPVALAQNTRAIRSYLGAQTELLAVIKADAYGHGAVAVAEVVLAQGATWLGVATLGEAIQLRRAGIGAPILLLGGVDTAQQVQALLYWRVEPTLATWEHLRLFTQVAQTAGTILPVHLDVDTGMSRFGVPWHEAIPLIQAVWHSPGVRLASLYSHLATADDPDPQGVYLQQQRFRQVLQEVQRLGIPCPKVHLANSAGMLLDRHLHYDMVRVGLALYGYAPAPHLEGILPLHPVMGVRARITQIKEIAPGTGVSYGHRFVATQPMRLATVGIGYADGVPRGLSNRMTALVRGRRVRQVGMITMDQLMLDVTAVPEVQVGQIVTLIGREGNHQITAQDWANDLDTITWEILCGFKHRLPRILSASPVPVSLGAIASES; encoded by the coding sequence TTGCCTGATCCGCAGGCGAGGGCTTGGGTAGAGATTGACCCGGTGGCGTTGGCGCAAAATACCAGGGCAATTCGCAGTTATTTAGGGGCGCAGACCGAGTTACTGGCGGTGATCAAAGCCGATGCCTACGGGCACGGGGCGGTGGCAGTGGCGGAGGTGGTTTTGGCGCAGGGGGCGACCTGGTTGGGGGTGGCGACCCTGGGGGAGGCGATTCAACTGCGGCGGGCGGGGATTGGGGCACCGATTTTGCTCCTGGGGGGGGTGGACACGGCGCAACAGGTGCAGGCGTTGCTCTACTGGCGGGTGGAACCGACCCTGGCGACCTGGGAACACCTGCGGCTATTTACCCAAGTGGCGCAAACGGCAGGCACGATTTTGCCGGTGCATCTGGATGTGGATACGGGGATGTCCCGGTTTGGGGTACCTTGGCATGAAGCGATACCGCTGATCCAAGCCGTGTGGCATAGCCCTGGCGTGCGTTTAGCGAGTCTTTATTCCCATTTGGCGACGGCGGATGACCCCGACCCCCAGGGGGTGTATTTACAACAGCAACGGTTTCGCCAGGTACTCCAGGAGGTGCAACGGCTGGGCATTCCCTGTCCCAAAGTGCATCTTGCCAATTCCGCCGGAATGCTTTTGGATAGACATCTGCATTACGATATGGTGCGGGTGGGCTTGGCTCTGTACGGGTATGCACCAGCGCCACACCTGGAGGGGATTCTGCCTCTGCACCCGGTGATGGGGGTACGGGCACGGATTACCCAAATCAAGGAAATTGCGCCGGGGACGGGGGTGAGCTATGGGCATCGGTTTGTGGCGACGCAACCCATGCGTTTGGCGACGGTGGGCATCGGTTATGCGGACGGGGTGCCCCGGGGGTTATCCAATCGGATGACGGCTTTGGTGAGGGGGCGTCGGGTGCGGCAAGTGGGCATGATCACGATGGATCAACTGATGTTGGATGTGACGGCGGTGCCAGAGGTGCAGGTGGGGCAAATCGTCACCCTAATTGGGCGGGAGGGCAATCACCAAATCACGGCGCAGGATTGGGCAAACGATTTAGACACTATCACCTGGGAAATTTTGTGTGGCTTTAAGCACCGTTTACCCCGGATATTGAGTGCATCCCCAGTCCCGGTCAGTCTTGGGGCAATTGCATCGGAATCGTGA
- a CDS encoding glycosyltransferase family 4 protein: protein MHMNLLFVHQNFPGQFKFLAPAVAAQGHTVVGMTMQKVAVEQWQGVKLVPYGVNRGTTPGVHPWVSDFETKVIRGEACFRAALKLKAQGFVPDAVIAHPGWGESLFIKEVWPQAKLGIYCEFFYHVQGADAGFDPEFSNYDVGDACRVHLKNLNNLLHFEIADAGISPTHWQASTFPEPFRSRITVVHDGIDTEAVAPNPQVSLTLSTQGNQQFTLTRQDEVITFVNRNLEPYRGYHIFMRALPEILRRRPNARVLIVGGSEVSYGAPPDPQRYGQRPWRQIFCDEVQPQIPAADWARVHFLGKVPYKYFIPLLQLSTVHVYLTYPFVLSWSLLEAMSAGCAIVASDTPPLHEAIHHGETGRLVDFFDVAGLANEVCTLLGDPAERQRLGVNARAFAQANYDLKTVCLPKQLAWVEGLVKSVKA, encoded by the coding sequence ATGCACATGAACCTGCTTTTTGTCCACCAAAACTTCCCGGGCCAGTTCAAATTTCTGGCACCGGCGGTGGCCGCCCAGGGGCATACGGTGGTGGGCATGACCATGCAGAAGGTGGCGGTTGAGCAGTGGCAAGGGGTCAAGCTCGTTCCCTATGGGGTAAACCGTGGTACTACCCCCGGCGTACACCCCTGGGTGAGTGACTTTGAAACCAAGGTGATCCGTGGGGAAGCCTGTTTTCGTGCCGCCCTGAAACTAAAAGCCCAGGGCTTTGTGCCTGATGCGGTGATTGCCCACCCTGGCTGGGGGGAGAGCCTGTTTATCAAAGAGGTGTGGCCACAGGCAAAACTCGGCATCTACTGCGAGTTCTTCTACCACGTGCAGGGAGCCGATGCGGGCTTTGACCCGGAGTTTAGCAACTATGACGTCGGCGATGCCTGTCGGGTACACCTGAAAAACCTGAACAACCTGTTGCACTTCGAGATTGCTGATGCAGGCATCTCCCCTACCCACTGGCAGGCCAGCACGTTTCCTGAACCCTTTCGCTCGAGGATCACCGTAGTCCACGACGGCATTGACACCGAAGCGGTTGCCCCTAACCCGCAGGTCTCCCTCACCCTTTCCACCCAGGGCAATCAGCAGTTCACGCTCACCCGCCAGGATGAGGTGATCACCTTCGTCAACCGCAACCTGGAGCCTTACCGGGGTTACCACATCTTTATGCGGGCATTGCCAGAAATCCTCCGCCGTCGCCCCAACGCCCGGGTGCTGATCGTGGGCGGCAGTGAAGTGAGCTATGGTGCCCCCCCTGACCCCCAACGCTACGGGCAACGCCCCTGGCGGCAGATTTTTTGCGATGAAGTCCAACCGCAAATCCCAGCGGCTGATTGGGCACGGGTACATTTTCTAGGTAAAGTGCCCTATAAGTACTTCATACCGCTTTTGCAACTTTCCACCGTGCACGTCTATCTCACCTATCCATTTGTCTTGAGTTGGAGCCTGCTGGAAGCCATGAGTGCGGGCTGTGCCATCGTTGCCAGTGACACCCCACCCCTCCACGAAGCCATCCATCACGGGGAAACGGGGCGGCTGGTTGATTTCTTCGATGTGGCTGGGCTAGCCAATGAGGTCTGCACCCTCCTCGGCGACCCGGCGGAACGACAACGGTTGGGGGTGAACGCACGAGCCTTTGCTCAGGCGAACTATGACCTCAAAACCGTGTGCCTGCCCAAGCAACTGGCGTGGGTGGAAGGACTGGTAAAGAGTGTCAAAGCATAG